A segment of the Streptomyces sp. XD-27 genome:
GACGAAGTCGCTGCAGATCGGCAGGGCGAAGACGGCGGGGGCATGGGGCGAGTACTGGCCCGGTGTCGTGGATGACGTGTGGACGTTCCAGGGCGCGCTGACGAAGCCCCAGATCCAGCAGTTGCGCGACAGCCAGCGCGATACGCCGACGGAAGTGCCGAGTGATTGAGACCGGTGTCGGCGCGCCGACCGTACAGGGGCGCACCGACCTCGCAGGAGTCGACCAACGAGGAGCATTTCCGTGCCGCGACGAACACGCGCGCACACGACTCGCGGTGAGGAATGAGGCAGGATGAACGGCAGCCCGAGGGCCCGTGTCAGTACAGCGCTGCGCAGACGCGCGGCATCAGCGGTGTCCGCCGTGATGGTGGCGACGCTCCTCCAGGCGGTGACCGCACCGCAGAGCGCCGCGGACAGCGGCGAGGGGCGCCCCGACCTACCGGTCGCGGAGCGGCCCGTCGCCGGTGGTCCCGCCGGGAAGGCCAAGCCCCGCACGGTGGAGAAGGGGCCGAGGGTCCCCGATCGGGCCCCGAAGGCGGAGTGGGCCCGCGGCGGCTCGGCCGTGGTGCGCATACCCGCGGCAACCGCGAAGCGCGGGTCTGAGCCGGTCCCCGCCGGCGATCTGCCGATCTCCCTCACCCTCTCCGCCGATGCCGATGCCGATGCCGATGCCGAGGCGCGTTCGGCGGTCGGCAGCGTCGAAGCACGCGTGCTGGACCGCAGAAGCGCCCGCCGGGCCGGCGTCGACGGCCTGCTGTTCAGCCTCACCGGCACGTCCGCGCGTGGCAAGGCGGCCCCAGCGGCCTCCGCCAAGGCCCAGGTGCGGGTGGACTATTCCGCCTTCTCCGAGGCGTACGGCGGCGGTTACGCCTCCCGTATCCGGCTGCTCGAACTGCCCACCTGCGCGCTGACCACGCCCGAGAAGGCCGCGTGCCGCGTCGGCAAACCCGTGGCCGCCGTCAACGACACGGAGAAGCAGACGCTCAGTGCGGACGCGGTCTCCCTGCGGTCCGGAGGCGCGACCGTGCTGGCCGCCGTCTCCGGGGCACAGGGCGGCAAAGGTGACTACAAGGCCACGTCGCTCTCCCCGTCGGCAACCTGGCAGACCAACCTCAACACCGGTGACTTCACCTGGTCGCACCAGATGACCGTGCCCGAGGTGCCCGGCGGTCTGAAGCCGAACGTGGGGCTCTCGTACTCCTCCGGCGGGATCGACGGCCGGACCGGCGGCACCAACAACCAGTCCTCGTGGGTCGGCGACGGCTTCGATGTCTGGCCGGGCTTCATCGAGCGCCGCTACAAGCCCTGCTCGGACGACGGCGTCGAGAACAGCGACGGCAACAAGCCGGGCGACCTGTGCTGGGGCTACGACAACGCGTTCCTGTCCCTGAACGGCAAGGGGGGAGAGCTGGTCCCGGCCGGTGACGGCGAGTGGAAGCTCAAGCAGGACGACGGCACCAGGATCAAGCGCCTGACCGGCACCGCTCGCGGGAACGGTGACAACGACAACGAGTACTGGCGGGTGACCACTCCGGACGGTACCCGCTCCTACTTCGGCTATCACAAGCTCAACGGCTGGGCCTCGGGCAAGGAGACCACCGACTCCACCTGGACCGCCCCCGTCTACGGCGACGACTCCGGCGAGCCCTGCCACGAGTCGACGTTCGCCACCTCCTGGTGCCAGCAGGCATGGCGCTGGAACCTGGACTACGTCGTGGACACCCACGGCAACGCCATCGCGTACTACTACGACAAGGAGACCAACTCCTACGGCCGCAACCTCAAGGCGGAGGACGACACCCCGTACGTCCGGGGCGGCTCCCTCGACCGCATCGAATACGGCCTGAACTCCACGGATCTCTACGCGAACAAGGCCCTCGCCAAGGTCACCTTCACCAACACCGAACGCTGCATCCCGGTCGACGGTGTCACCTGCGCCGCCGACACGATCGGCAGCAAGGCGCAGTACTGGTACGACACCCCCTGGGACCTGAACTGCAAGGCAGGCACCACATGCGACCAGGGCCGCCTGTCCCCGACCTTCTGGACCCGCAAGCGCCTGACGGGAGTGACCACCGACGTACTCAAGGGCGACGCCTACGCCAAGGTGGACTCCTGGAAGTTCACCCACCGCTGGGGCACGGCCGACGTCGACTACCAGCTGCTGCTCGACTCGATCCAGCACACCGGCCACGCCGCGGCCACGCCGATCACCCTGCCGAAGACCACCTTCGCGTACACCCAGCTCGCCAACCGGCTCGACAGGACCGGAGACGGCAAGGCCCCGTTCATCAAGGCGCGTGTCTCCACCGTCGCGGACGAGTCCGGCGGCCAGACCGACATCACCTACTCCGGCCCGGCCTGCGCCTGGGACAGCCTGCCGACCCCGCAGACCAACACCACCCGCTGCTACCCGCAGTACGTCGGCGGCAGCTCCACCGATGATCCGGACCGCGAGTGGTTCAACAAGTACGTGGTGGACTCCGCCACCGCCACCGACCGCACCGGCAAGGCACCGGACCAGGTCACCCGCTACTCCTACCTGGGCGGCGCGGCCTGGCACTTCGACGACGATGACGGCCTGACCAAGGAGAAGTCCAAGACGTGGTCGCAGTGGCGCGGCTACGGACACGTCCGCGTCCAGACCGGTGGCCAGGGCGCCGACGGGATGAGGTCGCAGGAGGAGACCTACTTCCTCCGAGGCATGGACGGCGACAAGAAGGAGCCGTCCGGCGGCACCAAGTCCGTCACCGTCGCCCTCGGCGACGACGAGGGCGACCCGATCACCGACCACGAGTCGGCGGCGGGATTCGCGTACAAGTCGGCGTCGTACTCCGGCCCGGGCGGCAAGGTGCTGTCCAAGGAGATCAACCGTCCCTGGCGCCACCAGACCGCCAAGCGGGAACGCTCCTGGGGCACGGTGACCGCGAACTTCACCGGGACCGCGTACTCCAAGGCCTTCACCTCGCTGGATGACGGCGCGGGGGACCGGTGGCGTACGACCAGTAAGGCCACCTCGTACGACACGGTCGCGGGCCGCCCCTTCCAGGTGGACGACTTCGGCGACACCACCGTGGCGTCCGACAACCAGTGCACCCGCACCACCTACGCGGACAACACCGGCGCCAACCTCCTCACCCTGCCCTCGCGCGTCGAGACCGTGGCGGTCGCCTGCGACGCCACCCCGGACCGCACCAAGCAGGTCATCTCGGACGTCCGCACCGCCTACGACGGCGGCGGCTACGGCCAGGAGCCCACCAAGGGCGACGCCACGGCCCACGCCACCCTCAAGGCGCACGACTGGACCAAGGCCACCTACCTGGAGTCCGGCGTCACCTACGACGCGTACGGCCGCGCGCTGACGAGCACCGATCTCACGGCCGACGTCACCGTCTCCGGCACCGGCGCCCCGGTCCGCACGGCTCGCGACGACGGCCGCACCACCACGACCGCGTACAGCCCGGCCACCGGCTACCCGACCAAGACGACGGTCACGACCCCGCCCGCCAAGAAGGGCGACACCGCCACGGCGCAGACGACCACCACCGAACTGGAGCCCCTGCGCGGCCGGCCCAAGGCCCAGGCCGACACCAACGGCAAGCGCACCGAGTTCGCCTACGACGCTCTGGGACGCTCCACCAAGGTGTGGCTCGCCAACCGGCGCATCGACCAGCTGCCGACCTACGAGTTCAGCTATCTCGTCGAGGAGGGCAAGCCGGTCGCGGTCGGCACGCGGACCCTGGACGAACAGGGCGACGGGCAGATCGAGTCCTTCACCCTCTACGACGGGTTCCTGCGCCGGCGCCAGACGCAGGCGCCGGGTCCCGACGGCGGCCGCCTGCTCACCGACACCTTCTACGACGGGCGCGGCCTGACCGCCAAGACCTTCGCCACCTACTACGCCGAAACCAAGCCCAGCAGGCTGCTCTTCGAGCCCGAGAACGCGCTGAGCGTCGAGACCCAGTCCCACCACGCCTACGACGGGCTGGGCAGGGAGACCGAGGCCAAGGAGATCGCCGGCAACGGCGACGGCGGCAAGGTCCTGGCCGTCACACGCACCGTGTACGGCGGCGACCGGACCACCGTCACCCCGCCCGAGGGCGGCACCGCCACCACCACCGTCACGGACGCCCGCGGCCGGACCACGGAGCTGTGGCAGCACCACACCCGCCAGGCCCCGGCCACGCACGACACGACCCGGTACGAGTACACCCCGGCGAGCCGGCTGGCCAAGGTCACCGACCCCGCGGGCAACTCCTGGGCCTACGAGTACGACCAGCTCGGCCGCCAGGTCGTGGCCAGGGACCCCGACCGCGGAAGGACCGACAGCGCCTTCGACGACCGGGGCCGGCTGACGACCACCACCGACGCGCGAAAGCTCACCCTCACCCACCTCTACGACGACCTGGGCCGCCCCACCGAGCTGCGTGAGGGAAGCGCCACCGGTGTCCTGCGGGCCACGTGGGTCTACGACACGATCAGCGGCGCCAAGGGACAGCTCGCCGAGTCCACGCGCTACGTGAACGGGGCGGCGTACACCGACAAGATCACGGAATACGACCGGCTGTATCAGCCGACCCGGACCGCCGTGGTCATCCCCAAGGAGGAAGGCGCCCTCGCGGGAACGTACCAGGCCACCACGACGTACAAGATCAACGGGCTAGTCAGCGGAGTGAGCTACTCGGCGGCGGGGGCGCTCCCCGGTGGCGGCCACAGCTACGAGTACGAGGACCGGACGCTGCGCCCCATCCGTGTGTTCGGCCGGGGTATGAGCGCCTCCACCGCCTACAGCCTGACCGGCAAGCCCCGCCAGTACGAGCTGGGAGGCGCCGCCACAGGTGACAAGAAGACATGGGTGACCAACACCTACGAGTGGGGCACGCAGCGGCTGTCGACCAGCCGGGTCGACCGCCAGGACGTGGCAGGCGTCGACCAGTTCGCGACCTACGCCTACGACCCGGCGGGCAACGTCACGTCGGTCTCCGACACCTCCCGCTCCGGCACCGACACCCAGTGCTTCCGCTATGACTACCTGCGCCGCCTGAACGAAGCGTGGACTCAGCCGACGAAGACGTGTGCCGACGTTCCCGCCTCCGGCACGATCGGAGGCCCGGCCCCGTACTGGTTGTCGTACACCTACGACACGGTCGGCAACCGCCTCACGGAGACGCGACACGATCCGGCGGGTGACCCGGCGAAGGCCACCGAGCGCCGCTACTCCTACCCGCCGGCGGGCGGCCCGCGGCCGCACACGCTCGACCAGGTCGACATCACCGGCCCCTCGGGTACGGCCAGGGAGAGTTACGGCTACGACGAGGTGGGAAACACCGAAACACGCACCCTGGGCGGCGACAAACAGAGCCTGGTCTGGGACGCGGAGGGCCACCTGGCCAAGGTGACCCAACCGTCCGGGTCCGGCGCGGACTCGGTGACCGAGTACGTCTACGACGCCGACGGCAACCGCCTCATCGGCCGAACACCCACCGAGACCACGCTCTACCTCGGCCACACCGAGGTCGTCCTGCCCAAGGGCTCGACCACCCCGAAGGCGACCCGCTACACGGACCTCGGCGGCGGCCACCAGGCCGTCCGCACCGACGACGACAAGGTCTCCCTCACCCTCGCCGACCACCACGGCACGGGCCAACTCGCCATCGACGGCCCGACCTTCCAACTGAACCAGCGCCGCACCACGCCCTTCGGCGGCATACGCGGTGAACAGCCGAAGACCTGGCCGGGCACGAAAGGCTTCGTCGGCGGGACGAACGACACCGTCACCGGTCTCACCCACCTGGGCGCCCGCGAATACGACCCCGCGACCGGCCGGTTCCTCTCCGTCGACCCGATCATGGATCTGCTCGACCCGCAGCAGATGCACGGCTACACGTACGCCGACAACAACCCGCTCACGTACAGCGACCCGACGGGCCTGCGCCCGGACGGCCCTGCGGGCGGCGCGGGGTACAACGACCAATACACCAAGCACGGCGACATCAACCACGGGTCCACCGGGAGCGGGTGGTACCGGGACGACGCGGGTGGCTGGAGCTATCGGAATGAGACGTACTTCCCCGGCTACACGGGCAGCAAGGTAGGCGGCGCTCATTCCACCACCATCACCTCGTCCTGGGCCGCCCAGAGAAAGGGCGCACAGAAGCACACTTCTTGGTTGCGTACTGAGGAAAAGGAGACCCCGAAGAACTTCTGGACCCAGTACGCCGCCCCCGTCCTCGCCTCTGTCGTCCTCCCCGATGTGGAAGGGTGGGAGAGCTGCGCGAGCAACTTCGGCTTCACCGCGGCCTGCGGCAGCGCGGCAACGGACCTCCCGACCCCTGCCAAGCTCCTGAAGGGGCTCAAGGGAGCGGACGCCGCCAAGGACGCGGGAAAACGGAGGAAGGGCTCCGCGCCTTCAGGTTGCAAGTGCTTCCTGGCCGGCACCGACGTCCTCATGGCCGACGGGACCACCAAGGACATCGAGGACGTCGAACTGGGCGACAAGGTCCTGGCGACCGACCCGGAAACGGGAGAATCCGGCGCCCGCGACGTCACCCGTCTCATCCGCACCGAGGACGACAAGCGGTTCAACACGCTCTCCATCGCCACCGCCGACGGCATCGAGACACTCACCGCGACCCACGAGCACCCCTTCTGGTCGCCATCCGAGGACCGCTGGGTCGAAGCGGGCGGACTCCGGCCGGGAATGAGCCTGCGCACCGACGACGGCCACACCGTCATCGTCACGGCCAACAAGCCCTTCACCAGGCATGCCCGCACGTACAACCTGACTGTGGGGGGCCTCCATACGTACTATGTGCTGGCGGGCGAGACGCCGGTACTCGTTCACAACAGCAATGGCAAGGGGTGCGGGCCGAGCGGTTCGGGAATATCTGCGCGTCACGAAAATGCTGGTGATCTCGGCCAATACACCGATGGGCAGAGCACCCGGGATCCGGCTTCGCAGTGGTATCACGAGGAGCTGAGTAATGATGAGCTCCTGGACGGCATCAACAATGCTGATGAAGGAGATGGAATCCTCGTCTCGCGCGATGGCACCATTCTTGGAGGTCATCACCGAAAGGACGAGATCCTAAGAAGGATCAAGGACGGGCGTATCGATCCGGATACGCAGATTCGTATCGACGTCTACGATGGGGATTAGTTTCTGATGTCACTCATCCGTTCGACGGACCCCGACTTCCGCGTGTGCGAGATCAGCTTCGACGCGTTGCTGGTGATCCAGGCGGAGGCGGAGGGTCGAGGCTGGGCAACTCGGTGGTCCTCTGTGGAAGCGCTTCGGGGCCAGGTCAAGGAAGGCGCCGTCTTGCTCCGGCCGTTGATGCGGGAGGAACGCGGAGGGGTTGTGCAGGCGTATCGATGTCTGCTGCTGTTCGCGACGGCTGGCGACCAGGATGCTGGCGGAGTTGCCACTATCGACCTCGATCCGGCAATGCTGGAATCGCTGGAGCGAATCGATCGAGATCCTGATGTTCGCAGAGCTCTCGTGCGGATGTTCTCTCTAGCTGCAGGTGGGATTTCGATGATCTCGAAGGAGTAACCGTTCTTGGCTGCAGGGGAATTGCTGGCTTTTTATTCCGTCAAGTGATCAAATCGGCGAAATAGAACAGCCTGGTTGGTGCAGCGGGGCAACTTCCGGCTCGGTGATT
Coding sequences within it:
- a CDS encoding polymorphic toxin-type HINT domain-containing protein, encoding MVATLLQAVTAPQSAADSGEGRPDLPVAERPVAGGPAGKAKPRTVEKGPRVPDRAPKAEWARGGSAVVRIPAATAKRGSEPVPAGDLPISLTLSADADADADAEARSAVGSVEARVLDRRSARRAGVDGLLFSLTGTSARGKAAPAASAKAQVRVDYSAFSEAYGGGYASRIRLLELPTCALTTPEKAACRVGKPVAAVNDTEKQTLSADAVSLRSGGATVLAAVSGAQGGKGDYKATSLSPSATWQTNLNTGDFTWSHQMTVPEVPGGLKPNVGLSYSSGGIDGRTGGTNNQSSWVGDGFDVWPGFIERRYKPCSDDGVENSDGNKPGDLCWGYDNAFLSLNGKGGELVPAGDGEWKLKQDDGTRIKRLTGTARGNGDNDNEYWRVTTPDGTRSYFGYHKLNGWASGKETTDSTWTAPVYGDDSGEPCHESTFATSWCQQAWRWNLDYVVDTHGNAIAYYYDKETNSYGRNLKAEDDTPYVRGGSLDRIEYGLNSTDLYANKALAKVTFTNTERCIPVDGVTCAADTIGSKAQYWYDTPWDLNCKAGTTCDQGRLSPTFWTRKRLTGVTTDVLKGDAYAKVDSWKFTHRWGTADVDYQLLLDSIQHTGHAAATPITLPKTTFAYTQLANRLDRTGDGKAPFIKARVSTVADESGGQTDITYSGPACAWDSLPTPQTNTTRCYPQYVGGSSTDDPDREWFNKYVVDSATATDRTGKAPDQVTRYSYLGGAAWHFDDDDGLTKEKSKTWSQWRGYGHVRVQTGGQGADGMRSQEETYFLRGMDGDKKEPSGGTKSVTVALGDDEGDPITDHESAAGFAYKSASYSGPGGKVLSKEINRPWRHQTAKRERSWGTVTANFTGTAYSKAFTSLDDGAGDRWRTTSKATSYDTVAGRPFQVDDFGDTTVASDNQCTRTTYADNTGANLLTLPSRVETVAVACDATPDRTKQVISDVRTAYDGGGYGQEPTKGDATAHATLKAHDWTKATYLESGVTYDAYGRALTSTDLTADVTVSGTGAPVRTARDDGRTTTTAYSPATGYPTKTTVTTPPAKKGDTATAQTTTTELEPLRGRPKAQADTNGKRTEFAYDALGRSTKVWLANRRIDQLPTYEFSYLVEEGKPVAVGTRTLDEQGDGQIESFTLYDGFLRRRQTQAPGPDGGRLLTDTFYDGRGLTAKTFATYYAETKPSRLLFEPENALSVETQSHHAYDGLGRETEAKEIAGNGDGGKVLAVTRTVYGGDRTTVTPPEGGTATTTVTDARGRTTELWQHHTRQAPATHDTTRYEYTPASRLAKVTDPAGNSWAYEYDQLGRQVVARDPDRGRTDSAFDDRGRLTTTTDARKLTLTHLYDDLGRPTELREGSATGVLRATWVYDTISGAKGQLAESTRYVNGAAYTDKITEYDRLYQPTRTAVVIPKEEGALAGTYQATTTYKINGLVSGVSYSAAGALPGGGHSYEYEDRTLRPIRVFGRGMSASTAYSLTGKPRQYELGGAATGDKKTWVTNTYEWGTQRLSTSRVDRQDVAGVDQFATYAYDPAGNVTSVSDTSRSGTDTQCFRYDYLRRLNEAWTQPTKTCADVPASGTIGGPAPYWLSYTYDTVGNRLTETRHDPAGDPAKATERRYSYPPAGGPRPHTLDQVDITGPSGTARESYGYDEVGNTETRTLGGDKQSLVWDAEGHLAKVTQPSGSGADSVTEYVYDADGNRLIGRTPTETTLYLGHTEVVLPKGSTTPKATRYTDLGGGHQAVRTDDDKVSLTLADHHGTGQLAIDGPTFQLNQRRTTPFGGIRGEQPKTWPGTKGFVGGTNDTVTGLTHLGAREYDPATGRFLSVDPIMDLLDPQQMHGYTYADNNPLTYSDPTGLRPDGPAGGAGYNDQYTKHGDINHGSTGSGWYRDDAGGWSYRNETYFPGYTGSKVGGAHSTTITSSWAAQRKGAQKHTSWLRTEEKETPKNFWTQYAAPVLASVVLPDVEGWESCASNFGFTAACGSAATDLPTPAKLLKGLKGADAAKDAGKRRKGSAPSGCKCFLAGTDVLMADGTTKDIEDVELGDKVLATDPETGESGARDVTRLIRTEDDKRFNTLSIATADGIETLTATHEHPFWSPSEDRWVEAGGLRPGMSLRTDDGHTVIVTANKPFTRHARTYNLTVGGLHTYYVLAGETPVLVHNSNGKGCGPSGSGISARHENAGDLGQYTDGQSTRDPASQWYHEELSNDELLDGINNADEGDGILVSRDGTILGGHHRKDEILRRIKDGRIDPDTQIRIDVYDGD